Proteins from a genomic interval of Asticcacaulis sp. AND118:
- a CDS encoding alpha-E domain-containing protein has translation MMLSRVANSIYWMSRYLERAENVARFIDVNTHLMLDLGLSFEDTQWYPLIATSGDDDGFKKRYTTPDEKSVVRFLTFDDKNPNSILSSIYRARENARTVREVIPVEVWEKINELYHLTQSHSRKRSVEALQDYYTEVRQSGTHFAGMMINAMSRGDGWHFARMGQLLERADKTARLLDVKYFLLLPRGEQVDSPYDNVQWGAVLKSVNALEMYRQEYHSINYRDVTQFLLFSKLFPRSVRFSLDYATVCMEAICETQPRCTALEEMKSLHTRLMEADATTIIASGLHEFIDDLQQGLNRLDQTVYETFFKD, from the coding sequence ATGATGCTGTCTCGCGTTGCCAACTCGATTTACTGGATGTCGCGCTATCTGGAGCGCGCTGAAAACGTCGCGCGCTTCATCGATGTCAATACGCACCTGATGCTCGATCTGGGGCTTAGTTTTGAAGACACGCAATGGTATCCGCTGATCGCCACCTCCGGCGACGACGACGGCTTCAAGAAGCGCTACACCACGCCTGACGAAAAGTCCGTCGTGCGCTTTCTGACCTTCGACGACAAGAACCCCAATTCGATCCTGTCATCCATCTACCGGGCGCGCGAGAATGCCCGCACGGTGCGCGAGGTCATCCCGGTCGAGGTGTGGGAAAAGATCAACGAGCTTTACCACCTGACGCAGTCGCACAGCCGCAAGCGCTCAGTCGAAGCGCTTCAGGACTACTATACCGAGGTACGTCAGTCCGGCACCCACTTCGCCGGCATGATGATCAACGCCATGTCGCGCGGCGACGGCTGGCACTTCGCCCGCATGGGGCAGTTGCTGGAGCGCGCCGACAAGACCGCGCGCCTGCTCGATGTGAAATACTTCCTGCTGCTGCCGCGCGGCGAACAGGTCGACAGCCCCTACGACAATGTGCAGTGGGGCGCGGTACTCAAATCGGTCAACGCGCTTGAAATGTACCGGCAGGAATATCACTCGATCAACTACCGCGACGTGACGCAGTTCCTGCTGTTCTCGAAACTGTTCCCGCGTTCGGTACGTTTCTCGCTCGACTACGCCACCGTGTGCATGGAGGCCATCTGCGAGACGCAACCGCGCTGCACGGCGCTGGAAGAGATGAAAAGCCTGCACACCCGCCTGATGGAGGCCGACGCCACGACCATCATCGCTTCGGGCCTGCATGAGTTCATCGACGATCTGCAACAGGGCCTGAACCGGCTGGACCAGACGGTCTACGAAACGTTTTTCAAGGACTGA
- a CDS encoding ROK family transcriptional regulator has protein sequence MTFEASPPDPRTAARSAAFEDGLSGTNLERAGDHNQRVTLQAIRARGPITRADLADITNLTAPAIANITRRLLNEGMILKAGRLTGGRGQPATRLVVNPDGAFSIGLNIDRDHITVVALDFVGQVRFRASREVHFAMPEEVHAFVRDTLETLRRDRLIDFDRLIGMGIGMPDDLGRVRLPNRPEAYEVWSEIDLQAWFSDLIDAPVVLENDAAAAAIGEMQFGHGLQSRSFIYTLISAGLGGGLVINGHYFRGADGRSGEIGFLPIDNGAIDHGSEATLQDAVSLYALYARLIRHGINATVPADLEDLSPQAQSVVDTWLDEAARLLYMPFLTLNCALNPEAHYIGGRMPAAIIDGLCDRLNALYAGLSDRRLPPIAPIQRAALAMDACACGAGILPFNERFLPIREALMKSA, from the coding sequence ATGACCTTCGAAGCGTCCCCGCCCGATCCCCGCACCGCCGCGCGCAGCGCCGCCTTCGAGGACGGTTTGTCGGGCACGAACCTCGAACGCGCCGGCGACCACAATCAGCGCGTCACGCTTCAGGCCATCCGCGCGCGCGGTCCCATCACCCGCGCCGATCTGGCCGACATCACCAACCTGACGGCGCCGGCCATCGCCAACATCACGCGCCGCCTGCTCAACGAAGGCATGATCCTCAAGGCCGGACGCCTGACCGGCGGTCGGGGTCAACCCGCCACGCGGCTGGTGGTCAATCCGGACGGCGCCTTTTCCATCGGCCTGAACATCGATCGCGACCATATCACCGTGGTGGCGCTCGACTTCGTGGGGCAGGTGCGTTTCCGCGCCAGCCGCGAAGTGCATTTCGCCATGCCGGAAGAGGTGCACGCCTTCGTCCGCGACACGCTGGAGACCCTGCGCCGTGACCGGCTGATCGATTTCGACCGTCTGATCGGCATGGGTATCGGCATGCCCGACGATCTGGGCCGGGTGCGCCTGCCCAACCGCCCGGAAGCCTATGAGGTGTGGTCGGAAATCGACTTGCAGGCGTGGTTCTCCGACCTGATCGACGCGCCGGTCGTGCTGGAAAACGACGCGGCGGCGGCGGCCATCGGCGAGATGCAGTTCGGCCATGGCCTGCAATCGCGCTCCTTCATCTACACCCTGATCTCGGCGGGGCTGGGCGGCGGGCTGGTCATCAACGGCCACTATTTCCGCGGGGCCGACGGGCGTTCGGGCGAGATCGGCTTTCTGCCTATCGACAACGGCGCAATCGACCATGGCTCGGAAGCGACATTGCAGGACGCCGTGTCCCTCTATGCCCTCTACGCGCGGCTGATCCGCCACGGCATCAACGCTACCGTTCCCGCCGATCTGGAAGACCTGTCGCCGCAGGCCCAGTCCGTGGTCGACACCTGGCTCGATGAAGCGGCGCGCCTTCTCTACATGCCGTTCCTGACGCTGAACTGCGCCCTCAACCCCGAAGCCCACTATATTGGCGGCCGTATGCCGGCTGCGATTATCGACGGCCTGTGCGACCGCCTGAACGCCCTGTATGCGGGTCTGTCCGATCGCCGCCTGCCCCCTATCGCGCCCATCCAGCGAGCCGCACTGGCCATGGACGCCTGCGCGTGCGGTGCGGGCATCCTGCCCTTCAACGAACGCTTCCTGCCGATCCGGGAAGCGCTCATGAAGTCGGCCTAG
- a CDS encoding carboxylesterase/lipase family protein: MKQGVFAALLLLAAPAWADAQTVVQLPEGALRGQTEGAISRFKAIPFAAPPVGQARWTPPQPVAPWQDVRDATQSAPACAQVFYGWNEKAAEGASEDCLYLEIATPALTPEKPLPVMVFIHGGANRAGDGGGTVHSALPSQGVVLVSIQYRLGVFGFLSHPALSAEQGGSSGNYALMDQMAALRWVRDHVAAFGGDPNNVTLFGHSAGAQDVGLLLAAPQARGLFHKAILQSGTPQFGLPPRTLAQNEALGATLTTGFSKAATGSAAALADLRRADARALQAAADKLDAPIDDDSFIWLQPTVDGKVLPRAPEDLFRAGAGVAVSVIIGVSARELGLHGEVTGNIRQAFGRHADEAAAFYTASDPVLGPPDLALATDLSFRCPADWLARHRTVKGGQVWLYQLEVNRPVDQPVHHGSELTFVFNHTPEGEGAGWPDLGARWVRFARDGNPGADWPAYGTQGRAARFTVTGLQVATALRGPLCGWLDRP; encoded by the coding sequence ATGAAACAAGGCGTGTTCGCCGCCCTGCTTCTTTTGGCCGCCCCCGCATGGGCGGATGCGCAAACTGTCGTTCAATTGCCCGAAGGCGCGTTGCGCGGACAGACGGAAGGCGCAATCAGCCGTTTCAAGGCCATACCCTTCGCCGCGCCGCCGGTCGGTCAGGCGCGCTGGACGCCGCCGCAGCCTGTCGCCCCGTGGCAGGACGTGCGCGACGCCACGCAGAGCGCCCCGGCCTGCGCACAGGTCTTTTACGGCTGGAACGAAAAGGCCGCTGAGGGCGCGTCCGAAGACTGCCTCTATCTGGAAATCGCCACCCCGGCGCTGACGCCTGAAAAGCCGCTGCCGGTGATGGTCTTCATCCACGGCGGAGCCAATCGCGCGGGAGACGGCGGGGGGACCGTTCATTCGGCCCTGCCGTCGCAAGGCGTGGTGCTGGTGTCGATCCAGTACCGGCTGGGCGTGTTCGGCTTTCTGTCGCATCCGGCCCTGAGCGCCGAGCAGGGCGGGTCGTCGGGCAATTACGCCCTGATGGATCAGATGGCGGCGCTGCGCTGGGTGCGCGACCACGTTGCGGCCTTCGGCGGCGATCCAAACAATGTCACCCTGTTCGGCCACAGCGCCGGGGCGCAGGATGTCGGTTTGCTGCTGGCGGCGCCTCAGGCGCGCGGCCTGTTTCATAAAGCCATATTGCAATCGGGCACGCCACAGTTCGGCCTGCCGCCGCGCACATTGGCGCAGAACGAGGCGTTGGGGGCGACGCTGACCACAGGCTTCTCGAAGGCTGCCACCGGCAGCGCGGCGGCTCTGGCCGATCTGCGCCGGGCCGATGCACGCGCGTTGCAGGCGGCTGCGGACAAGCTGGATGCGCCGATCGATGACGACAGCTTTATCTGGCTTCAGCCGACGGTGGACGGCAAGGTCCTGCCGCGCGCGCCCGAAGACCTGTTTCGGGCGGGTGCGGGGGTGGCTGTTTCCGTCATCATCGGTGTCTCGGCGCGCGAACTGGGGCTGCACGGCGAGGTGACCGGCAATATTCGTCAGGCCTTCGGGCGGCACGCCGACGAGGCGGCTGCCTTCTATACGGCCTCCGATCCGGTATTGGGACCGCCGGATCTGGCTCTGGCTACGGATCTGAGTTTTCGTTGCCCCGCTGACTGGCTGGCCCGCCACCGCACGGTTAAGGGGGGACAGGTGTGGCTCTATCAACTGGAGGTCAACCGTCCGGTCGATCAGCCCGTGCACCACGGTTCGGAACTGACCTTTGTCTTCAATCACACACCGGAAGGCGAAGGCGCGGGCTGGCCCGATCTGGGCGCGCGCTGGGTGCGCTTTGCCCGTGACGGCAATCCAGGCGCCGATTGGCCGGCCTACGGGACGCAAGGGCGGGCGGCGCGCTTCACGGTGACGGGACTGCAGGTGGCGACGGCGCTGCGGGGGCCGCTGTGCGGCTGGCTCGACCGGCCCTGA
- a CDS encoding ROK family protein, which translates to MLYIGVDFGGTKIEAAALSASGDVLARRREPNPGNYDAALTLVKDLISRVEAEARQGNPALVDNSASIGIGSPGSVSPRSGLMRNANSTYLNGRTFREDLEATLGRPVRLANDANCLALSEAIDGAAAGASSVFAIIVGTGCGGGLVAEGQLINGANGLAGEWGHMPLPWPQPAETPGPKCWCGQHGCLETWVSGTGFARDFHETTGRDLKGEEIIAAMREGDTEAKAAFDRLLSRLARSMAVIVNILDPAVFVFGGGLSNVPEIYAALPGLIRPYVFTDGWDARLVPARWGDSSGVRGAAYLWKQG; encoded by the coding sequence ATGCTCTATATTGGCGTTGATTTCGGCGGCACCAAGATCGAAGCGGCGGCCCTTTCGGCCAGCGGAGATGTTCTGGCCCGCCGGCGCGAGCCCAATCCCGGCAACTACGACGCAGCGCTGACGCTGGTCAAAGATCTGATCTCCCGCGTCGAGGCCGAGGCCCGGCAGGGGAACCCCGCGCTGGTGGACAACAGCGCCAGCATCGGCATAGGCTCGCCCGGCTCGGTATCGCCGCGCAGCGGCCTGATGCGCAATGCCAATTCCACCTATCTCAACGGCCGCACCTTCCGCGAAGACCTCGAAGCCACGCTCGGTCGGCCGGTGCGTCTGGCCAATGACGCCAACTGCCTCGCCCTGTCCGAAGCCATCGACGGCGCGGCGGCGGGGGCGTCCAGCGTCTTCGCCATCATCGTCGGCACCGGCTGCGGCGGCGGGCTGGTGGCCGAGGGACAACTGATCAACGGCGCCAACGGCCTGGCCGGCGAATGGGGCCACATGCCCCTGCCGTGGCCTCAGCCTGCCGAAACACCCGGCCCGAAATGCTGGTGCGGTCAGCACGGCTGCCTGGAAACCTGGGTTTCCGGCACCGGCTTCGCGCGCGATTTCCACGAGACGACCGGCCGCGACCTCAAGGGTGAAGAGATCATCGCCGCCATGCGCGAAGGCGACACCGAGGCCAAGGCCGCCTTCGACCGCCTTCTGTCGCGGCTGGCGCGCAGCATGGCGGTCATCGTCAACATCTTAGACCCGGCCGTGTTCGTTTTCGGCGGTGGTTTGTCCAATGTCCCGGAAATCTACGCCGCTCTGCCGGGGCTGATCCGGCCCTATGTGTTCACCGACGGCTGGGACGCCCGGCTGGTCCCGGCGCGCTGGGGCGATTCTTCAGGCGTGCGCGGCGCGGCCTATCTCTGGAAGCAGGGCTGA
- a CDS encoding sugar MFS transporter, whose protein sequence is MSESSSTAKSGGGLALAVVYVTALFFIWAFVTNLLDPLLKAMKTVFTLNNLEANLTGFAFFIAYGVMSFPSAAFLSKFGYAKSVLLGLGGIVVGCLIALGATKVQIYPVFLVALFTMASGVTLLQVAANPLIASLGSAKDSHFRLNLSQAFNSLGAACGMFFGAQFLLGGDIFKENVVVTEALRQETLSFVGNVYFLIAAALAVFIVAIWLVRQKITDAAPKMGTLVSPFTALTSKWANLGAIGIFLYVGAEVAISLNLLLFLEQKNIFALGAQEAGKLITFYMLFAMIGRFAGSALLKFVKGYILLGIFAIGAMAMCLVVIFSNGLVPTDLNSTINLLGVNLPLTTGVIPGFAALLVGLFNSIMFPTIFTLTLERSTAPTSATSGLLVLAIVGGAFLPLVFGAITDATGSRNLGFIAPLLCYVYVLWFAFVAPKAPTHAIEEGVSGGH, encoded by the coding sequence ATGTCTGAATCATCCAGCACCGCCAAGAGCGGCGGCGGTCTTGCGCTAGCCGTTGTCTACGTTACGGCGCTCTTTTTCATCTGGGCCTTCGTAACGAACCTGCTCGATCCGCTTCTGAAGGCTATGAAGACGGTCTTCACGCTCAATAACCTCGAAGCCAACCTGACCGGCTTCGCCTTCTTCATCGCCTATGGCGTCATGTCTTTCCCGTCGGCGGCCTTCCTGTCGAAGTTCGGCTATGCCAAATCCGTCCTTCTTGGCCTGGGCGGTATCGTCGTCGGCTGTCTGATCGCGTTGGGCGCGACCAAGGTTCAGATCTATCCCGTCTTCCTCGTCGCTCTCTTCACCATGGCGTCGGGCGTGACCCTGCTTCAGGTGGCGGCCAATCCGCTGATCGCGTCGCTCGGTTCGGCCAAGGATTCGCACTTCCGCCTCAACCTGTCGCAGGCGTTCAACTCGCTGGGCGCGGCCTGCGGCATGTTCTTCGGCGCGCAGTTCCTGCTCGGCGGCGACATCTTCAAGGAAAACGTCGTCGTCACCGAAGCCCTGCGTCAGGAAACCCTGTCCTTCGTCGGTAATGTCTATTTCCTGATCGCCGCGGCTTTGGCCGTGTTCATCGTCGCCATCTGGCTGGTGCGTCAGAAGATCACCGACGCGGCCCCCAAGATGGGCACGCTGGTGTCGCCGTTCACCGCCCTGACATCGAAGTGGGCCAATCTCGGCGCTATCGGCATCTTCCTCTATGTCGGCGCCGAAGTGGCCATCTCGCTCAACCTGCTGCTGTTCCTTGAGCAAAAGAACATCTTCGCTCTGGGCGCTCAGGAAGCCGGCAAGCTGATCACCTTCTACATGCTGTTCGCCATGATCGGCCGTTTCGCTGGTTCGGCCCTGCTGAAGTTCGTCAAGGGCTATATCCTGCTCGGCATCTTCGCTATCGGCGCCATGGCCATGTGTCTCGTCGTGATCTTCTCGAACGGTCTGGTGCCGACTGATCTCAACTCGACCATCAACCTGCTGGGCGTCAACCTGCCGCTCACCACCGGCGTGATTCCGGGCTTCGCGGCCCTGCTGGTGGGTCTGTTCAACTCGATCATGTTCCCGACCATTTTCACTCTGACGCTGGAACGTTCGACGGCTCCGACCTCGGCGACGTCGGGTCTGCTGGTTCTGGCCATCGTCGGCGGGGCCTTCCTGCCGCTGGTCTTCGGGGCGATTACCGACGCGACCGGCAGCCGTAACCTCGGCTTCATCGCGCCGCTGCTCTGCTACGTCTATGTTCTGTGGTTCGCGTTCGTAGCGCCCAAAGCGCCGACCCATGCCATCGAGGAAGGCGTGTCGGGCGGGCACTAA
- a CDS encoding tryptophan halogenase family protein, with amino-acid sequence MEPLRIVIVGGGTAGWMTAAGLSYACRDRIAQVTLVESEEIGTIGVGEASIPSLVTFNQFLKIDEREFMARTKATFKLGIEFRDWGALGDSYMHPFGPFGHSFGMAAFHHYWLKAQQAGDHTPLSDYNLNTALARRNAFTPPSPDRASPLSALVYAYHFDAGLYAAYLRSYAENFGVKRIEGKVVAVGQDAESGHITGVTLGDGRTIEGDFFIDCSGFRGLLIEETLKAGYEDWTGLLPCDRAVAVPCENQYPLTPFTRATARGAGWQWRIPLQHRTGNGLVYSSAHMSDDEAVDTLLTHLDGAALADPRLIRFRTGRRRTVWEKNCVAIGLSAGFLEPLESTAIHLTQRGVTKLITSLPRKGFDPVLARRFNEDTRFEYEDVRDFLLLHYALTRRDDTAFWRESRTRGVSDSLKARMALFATSGRIQVGTDELFKDASWLAVMDGQGLKPRGYDPLADMVDEDDIRRSLDFIRTTFARIAEQTPPHDAFLTTHFGSLG; translated from the coding sequence ATGGAGCCGTTGCGCATCGTTATTGTCGGTGGCGGCACGGCCGGATGGATGACGGCGGCCGGCCTGTCCTATGCCTGCCGCGACCGCATCGCCCAGGTGACATTGGTCGAATCCGAGGAGATCGGCACCATCGGGGTGGGTGAAGCCTCCATCCCGTCGCTGGTCACCTTCAATCAGTTCCTGAAGATCGACGAACGCGAATTCATGGCGCGGACCAAGGCGACCTTCAAGCTGGGGATCGAGTTTCGCGACTGGGGTGCCCTGGGCGACAGCTATATGCACCCTTTCGGGCCGTTCGGACACAGTTTCGGCATGGCCGCTTTCCATCATTACTGGCTGAAGGCGCAGCAGGCCGGCGATCATACGCCGCTGTCGGATTATAATCTCAATACGGCACTGGCGCGACGCAACGCCTTTACGCCGCCGTCGCCGGATCGCGCTTCGCCCCTGTCGGCGCTGGTCTATGCCTATCACTTCGATGCCGGGCTCTATGCGGCCTACCTGCGCAGCTATGCCGAAAACTTCGGTGTGAAGCGCATCGAAGGCAAGGTCGTCGCCGTGGGGCAGGACGCCGAAAGCGGCCATATTACCGGCGTGACTCTGGGGGACGGGCGCACCATAGAGGGCGACTTCTTCATTGATTGTTCGGGCTTTCGCGGCCTGTTGATCGAAGAGACGCTGAAGGCCGGTTACGAGGACTGGACCGGACTTCTGCCCTGCGACCGGGCGGTGGCGGTGCCGTGTGAGAACCAATACCCCCTGACGCCCTTCACGCGGGCCACGGCGCGCGGTGCGGGCTGGCAGTGGCGCATTCCGTTGCAACATCGCACTGGTAACGGGCTGGTCTATTCGTCGGCCCATATGAGCGATGACGAAGCAGTGGATACGCTGCTGACCCATCTCGACGGCGCGGCATTGGCCGATCCGCGTCTGATCCGTTTCCGCACCGGTCGCCGGCGTACGGTGTGGGAGAAGAACTGCGTGGCCATCGGCCTGTCGGCGGGTTTTCTGGAGCCGCTGGAGTCGACGGCGATTCACCTGACCCAGCGGGGCGTGACAAAGCTGATCACCTCCCTGCCGCGCAAGGGCTTCGATCCGGTGCTGGCGCGGCGCTTTAACGAAGACACGCGTTTCGAATACGAGGACGTGCGCGATTTCCTCCTGCTGCACTATGCCCTGACCCGGCGCGACGACACGGCCTTCTGGCGTGAGAGCCGGACGCGGGGCGTCTCCGACTCCTTGAAGGCGCGCATGGCGTTGTTTGCGACAAGCGGGCGCATACAGGTGGGTACGGATGAACTGTTCAAGGACGCAAGCTGGCTGGCGGTCATGGACGGGCAGGGGCTGAAGCCGCGCGGCTACGATCCGCTGGCCGATATGGTCGATGAGGACGATATCCGGCGCTCGCTGGACTTCATCCGCACGACCTTCGCCCGCATCGCCGAACAGACGCCGCCGCACGACGCCTTTCTGACTACCCACTTCGGGTCGTTGGGGTGA